GATATGCCTGGCCATCCTAGATCCGAAGCGGCTATAATTCCTGTAAGACACATGGCAAAAACTGTACCAGTTTCAACGCCCAAATGACTAAGACCTCCAAGGAGAGTACGTTCCTCAACAGGTGACCACATTGCTAAATGAGTATGAGCACTTGGAAAAACTAAGCCTTGAAACAAACCTTGTCCAAATCGTATCACACAGTAGACTTGCCACTGACCCCAAGGAACGGAGACTGAAATCAGTAAATTAAGTACAGAAGATCCCAGCATAGCTATCATGATTGTTGCTTTGACTCCGAGCTTCCGAGACATAAATCCCCCTGGGAATTGGGTTAATATGTATCCCCAAAAAAAGCTGCTTATGATGTAGGACCGTTCTTTTTCATTCCAATCAAATTCCTCGggtattgaataaaaatgaaatgaatatattttatttttttgaacattaacATTAGTTAATCGAACTTACATGAAAATATGGATTAGTTGTTTTTGAATCTGTCATAGCAATTAGTGTTACAGAAATGTTAACTCTTTGAAGATAGCTGGTTAACATTGCgagatttattaaaatagcCTGAAGATGTCGAGCTCCAAGTAATGGacctaaaaaaatcaacacAAGCAATTCAACTAAAAAGTTATTATAAGCAGTATTTTAAGGTTCTTTCTGCTTAGATCAAATACGTTAAGACAATTATTTGtgaatcaatcaatttttttactaatttttaattgacttttattcgaattaaaaaatatttccactatcagaattctttttatattttagcagAGTTATGTACCTTTATATTTTTCATCTACAACCATTGTGAATAATTAAATAAGTCTATCACTGTTTATTCGAGACTGCACCTGAAAGTACTAAttgttcgaaaaataaataaaaaagttttgagaaaaagctCTTAATTGATCATTATCCAATTtttaatcaacttttttttgataaaaacattGTGGGCCATTTACAgataatactaaaaaaaaacagcgttTTACCAATCACCACTATTACACCTCCCCAaaaattgtgtgtgttttttttgcaCATTTAATCTTATGTTGCCTTGAAGATAAGTCCCTACTTTTAAGATAGAAGaaagtataatatttttaaaaattgtttattcttGAAGATGCATTTCTCCTATCAATTGAActtaattgataaaaatacttttttttcgaactgATGGAATATATGAAAATCTACCATTATTAGATTAGAGacagaaaacacaaaaacgaaatattttattgtctcTATCTTAAGAGGCTGCTTTTTAAGTTGAactttaaaacacaaacaaattcttgatcttataataataataaatcttaTTACTAAGAGCCTTACATAAATATGTTtccttaataaataattttaaaatacttccaGGTCGACTGAGGTTAGATTTCTCGCTtgaatttttgaagcattttgtCCATTAAGGCCATTTTCATTTGTTCCCTTCAATAGAAAATCTTCATCATTCCAAAGTTGTGTGTCGGTTGATCCAAATATAAGAAACTGCAAATTTCCCAAAAAGAAAAGTACAGCTGCTATGACGAAAACAATTTGCCATTGGGTTCGTTGAGTcttcgaaaaaagaaaagaaaaataatgaactttcaaaaaagatcttcggaaattaaattaattcaaacctCATCGTAAACGATAATTCCCACAGCAATCGGTGTCAAAATAGGAACAATATTTGCAATGGAATTGACCAATCCCATCAAGATTCCTGCGTGATTTGGTGATAAATCGATAGTGTTCAACGAACTTCCTATGGTCTGACCTCCATTTAAGCCCACATTGAGTGTCATAAAAATGACAGCCAGGGTCTTTTGGTTTTCGTCAAGAAATCCAATTGCAATAAGCAACGCAGCTGGAATCCATAAGGCAATTGTGTTCATAGTTTTCCTCATCACACTCAAGGAAGTCCATTGTTTTTTCAGAATTATTTCTGCAGCTATAAGGTAAACATTCGAAAGAATCCACATTGCCAGGTAAGGAAGGGTGGAATACAATGCATTACTTTTGATATCCATCTTTAGTACTCCATGAAGGTAAGCAGGGATCTGAGCTTGCATGGTTGTGAAGCCCCAGCCTTGTAATATTCTCACCGTAAGGAGGGCGAGAAACGGAGTTGACGTGAATATGGCTTTCCATGGAATAGGAATTTTTCGTTTGGCTTCATTTGCAGCATTAGCCTGTGATGTCAGAATgtactttttttcttcaaagctTATCAATCGAGAATCAATGGGAGTGTTATCTGCGAAAATCAGCCAGAGAATGCAGAACAAAATACCGATTCCCCCGAAAACATAGGATATGCCAGGCCATCCCAAGTTCGAACCCGCAATAATGCCGGATAAACCCATTGCCACAATAGTTCCACATTCGATGCCGGTATGACTCAGTCCACCTAAACGTGTTCTCTCCTCAATAGGTGACCATTTGGCCAAGTGTTCATGAACGCAGGGAAAGAGCATTCCTTGAAATAGTCCCTGAATTATACGAATACCGCAATAGATTTCCCAACCGCCCCAGGGAACACTCAAAGGAACTATTAAATTTAACAGCGATGAGCCAAGACTGGATGTTAGAATTGTAGCTTTTACACCCAGCTTCCTTGCCATATAGCCTCCAGGAAATTGAGTTATAAAGTATCCCCAATAGAAACTACTAATAATGTACGATTTTTGTTTCTCGTTCCAATCGAATTCCTTcaaatgaaaaagttaaatcaatttattttacaaatttattaatcaaagattgaatttacataaaaatcGGGGTTTGTCGTATTGGCATTTGTCATCGCAACCAGGGAGACAGAAATGTTCAACCTTCCACCATAGTTCACAAGAATTGAGAAGAAAAGAAGGAGCGTCTGAAGATGGCGGATGCCAAGAATAGGACCTACAGAAACAGATATgcttgttataaaaaattgtatttcttaaaCTCTTATAAGCTAAATAAACGAACTTGCTATTGGTTTTCAAGGTGATAATGTGGGCtcatattgtaaaaaatgtaattgtttcataaaaaaaatacaataatttttattataaatcgtaaatcaataaagaaaatgttaatcattaattaagattttttttaaaatcttaaagccTAGAAaagtatgttttgaaaaaattcgagcATATTGTTCAATTAGATTAGTTTAGTATCAGACAAAGTGAAACATATGAAAATGTAGTACTGACGAACAAAATCAACTTCTTCGGACTTTTCTCTTATTACTATGTTAATATTGATCAAAACCTTGACGAACGGCAAGTTCAAATCCGTCCAAGATATATAAGTCCAAAAACACTGACCTTTTGTAACTACAACTGCAACCATATTACActcttttaaataaacaacaaaaactaaaattcagaTAAATATGTTCCTCAAACACTATTGACGGCACAAATGCGACTCTTTCGAGTTATCTGAATATGACATTGATATGAACTGCATTCTCCGAGTATTTCACTTTATTGTTAATCTGAAATAAtggataataaaataaatatgcatTGACAGCACCACTATCTTTACTATCCATATTTCTCACGCAATTAAGATAAGATAAAACTGCATAAACTTTTACTCACTGCTTTTTAATTCAGACAGAACGTCATTAATAAACAAACCATAAACAGGTGTTGGTCATTtggataaagtttatttttattaataaataaaataaataaatgttttcaagaaattttgtatcaatgtttatttttaatttttaactctgTCGTCGTTGAATTATTGACGCTTTTACTTTTCTCAATGTCATGCCTTATAAGATAGTCTGGATCATTCCAAGATTGAGTTTTGGTTGAACCAAAGAAAAGATATTGAAGATTTCCGAAGAAGGAAAGAAATGcagcaattataaaaacaatttgccaAAGTGATCGTTTGCTCTGAAAATAGAATTCCATCAGTtaattaaaattgcaaattaaaaatatcattgcAATCCTTACCTCATCATAAATTATGACTCCAACTATGAGAGGAGTTAAAATAAGTACGAAACTTGCTATACAATTCCATATTCCCATCAAGATCCCAGCGTGATTTGGAGATAAGTCATTTGTGTTCAACATACTTCCGATTGTGATACCACCACCCAGacctaaatttaaaatcaacaatgtTATGGCCAAAGTTTTTTGGTTCTCATCGAGAAATCCAATTCCAAATAACACAGCAGCTGATCCCCACATTGCAATAGTGTTGATAGATTTCTGAACTACACCCACAGAAGCCCATTGCCTCTTCAAAACTATGTCGGCTCCAAAAAGAAAGACTAGTGACATAACCAACATCGCTATAAACGGAAGCGTTGAGAACAAGGCATTGCTTTTGATGTCCATATTAAGGACGCCATGGAGATATGCAGGCGTCTTGTTTTCCACTATAGAAGCGCTCCACGCCTGGCATATTTGAACAGCAAGAAGCGAGAGGAAAGGAGGAGAAGTTAGAATAGCTTTCCAGGGGATTGGAATCTTCTCTTGGTGTTTGCTTCCATCGCTGTCCTGAGACGTAATAATATATTCCCTCTCCTCCGAGGTTATAAATCGCGAATATGTTGGGTTGTTTTCTGCAAAAATTAACCAAACAACACAGAAAACAATTCCAATTCCGCCATAAACGTATGAAATTCCTGGCCATCCGAGACCTGATGCTGCAATCACACCTGTTAGGCTCATGGCTAATATTATTCCAACAGGGATCCCAACATAAGCAAGGCCACCAAGAATTGTTCGTTCCTCAACTGGCGACCATATTGCCATATGAGCATGAGCAGTTGGAAAAAGAAATCCCTGAAATAGGCCCTGGATAACTCGAATGACACAATAAGCTTGCCATTCGCCCCAGGGAACGCAAAGTGGCACAAGTAAGTTACAAATTGAAGATCCAAGGACTGCTATGAATATACAAGCTTTGACGCCCAGCATTCTTACCAAATAACCACCTGGAAATTGAGTTACAACATAGCCCCAATAGAAACTGCTcaaaatgtatgatttttgtatttcattccaATTAAATTCCtgtggaaataaataatttaattaagaacattaaaataatattttgtaatgcTTACATGAAAATCAGAATTTGTAGTTTGTGCATCTGTCATGGCAACAACTGCTATAGAAACATTTGATCTCTCCATAAAGCTGACTGCTATTGCTAGAAAAAGCAGGAAAACCTGAAGATGGCGGGCTCCAATAACTGGACctaaacattaaaataagaaCTTAGTGAAATATTTCGTTACGTATTTGCATGTATTAATACAgaatcttcttcttcatcttttttttcaaaaccttttttagGAACTAAGATAAAGGGTAAGCATGAAAtcaataacaaattattttgtcataataatatttttcgatAGTTTGGCAAGATATCCGTACTCAATTCCTCAAGTTAAGTAGAATACAGAGTTTGGATTGGATCGAAATCTAGACTGGCCGAAATagtattcattttattaaaatacaaaataaaataaattaatttgcgcAAAAGTCTATTGAGAACTAGAACTCTCAACCAATAATGTGTACGAattatgttgtcagggatggagggcctaatttaagaaagcacttttcataataagaatttctcttggaaaattttacaatttctcgcaagaggccgttcccattaaaaaaaactttagatgtcacAGACACAGATTctacccaagacctctggcatgaaagcCCTACGCACAAACCACCACGCCACGGGTTGTTCAAGTTCAAATAGCAACGTTTATAAAATATCATATGGCAAGCAAGTGATttgttgttaattaaaaattcttcagCTAAACAAGCCTTATCACATATATGAAGGTTCTATTACACTTTCAGTTGATCTATCCCAATAATTACCTTTATGTTCACTGCTATGAGCCATTGTGATAATAAACTAATTCCTTAGTTTTAGACTCTCTCCTAACGACTTCTTAAAACAAACTAAATCTCTAATGAATGTTTTAA
This window of the Eupeodes corollae chromosome 3, idEupCoro1.1, whole genome shotgun sequence genome carries:
- the LOC129950933 gene encoding putative inorganic phosphate cotransporter, with product MVAVVVTKGPILGIRHLQTLLLFFSILVNYGGRLNISVSLVAMTNANTTNPDFYEFDWNEKQKSYIISSFYWGYFITQFPGGYMARKLGVKATILTSSLGSSLLNLIVPLSVPWGGWEIYCGIRIIQGLFQGMLFPCVHEHLAKWSPIEERTRLGGLSHTGIECGTIVAMGLSGIIAGSNLGWPGISYVFGGIGILFCILWLIFADNTPIDSRLISFEEKKYILTSQANAANEAKRKIPIPWKAIFTSTPFLALLTVRILQGWGFTTMQAQIPAYLHGVLKMDIKSNALYSTLPYLAMWILSNVYLIAAEIILKKQWTSLSVMRKTMNTIALWIPAALLIAIGFLDENQKTLAVIFMTLNVGLNGGQTIGSSLNTIDLSPNHAGILMGLVNSIANIVPILTPIAVGIIVYDETQRTQWQIVFVIAAVLFFLGNLQFLIFGSTDTQLWNDEDFLLKGTNENGLNGQNASKIQARNLTSVDLEVF
- the LOC129952477 gene encoding putative inorganic phosphate cotransporter, whose translation is MAHSSEHKGPVIGARHLQVFLLFLAIAVSFMERSNVSIAVVAMTDAQTTNSDFHEFNWNEIQKSYILSSFYWGYVVTQFPGGYLVRMLGVKACIFIAVLGSSICNLLVPLCVPWGEWQAYCVIRVIQGLFQGFLFPTAHAHMAIWSPVEERTILGGLAYVGIPVGIILAMSLTGVIAASGLGWPGISYVYGGIGIVFCVVWLIFAENNPTYSRFITSEEREYIITSQDSDGSKHQEKIPIPWKAILTSPPFLSLLAVQICQAWSASIVENKTPAYLHGVLNMDIKSNALFSTLPFIAMLVMSLVFLFGADIVLKRQWASVGVVQKSINTIAMWGSAAVLFGIGFLDENQKTLAITLLILNLGLGGGITIGSMLNTNDLSPNHAGILMGIWNCIASFVLILTPLIVGVIIYDESKRSLWQIVFIIAAFLSFFGNLQYLFFGSTKTQSWNDPDYLIRHDIEKSKSVNNSTTTEL